The Nitrospira sp. genome has a window encoding:
- the xth gene encoding exodeoxyribonuclease III encodes MKIATFNVNSLRKRLPIVLEWLDRHKPDVLCLQETKVQDSEFPLLALAPSGYETTFRGMKSYNGVAILSREKPDAVSYGFDDGGDPEDARLLRVVINGIPIINTYVPQGFEIDSPKYTYKLAWYERLRGYFDTHLSPQAPAIWCGDMNVAPRPMDVHSPEKHLKHVCYHEAARKAYEQTVAWGFQDVFVKLYPARQQYTFWDYRAPSSLAANRGWRIDHIMATAPLADKCLQADVDVEPRRAKEPSDHTFLWAEFSV; translated from the coding sequence ATGAAAATTGCCACCTTCAACGTCAATTCCTTACGTAAGCGCCTACCCATCGTGCTCGAATGGCTCGATCGGCACAAGCCGGATGTCCTGTGCCTTCAAGAAACTAAAGTCCAAGATAGCGAGTTTCCATTGCTGGCCCTGGCTCCCAGTGGGTACGAAACGACCTTTCGAGGGATGAAATCCTATAACGGCGTGGCGATTCTCAGCCGGGAAAAACCGGACGCTGTCTCGTACGGATTCGACGACGGAGGAGACCCGGAAGACGCTCGCCTGCTCCGAGTCGTCATCAATGGAATTCCGATCATTAACACCTATGTCCCGCAGGGCTTTGAGATTGATTCTCCCAAATACACCTACAAACTCGCTTGGTACGAACGGCTACGTGGCTATTTTGACACTCATCTTTCTCCGCAAGCTCCAGCCATTTGGTGCGGCGACATGAATGTCGCCCCACGACCGATGGACGTCCATAGCCCGGAGAAACATCTCAAGCACGTCTGCTACCATGAAGCAGCCCGGAAAGCGTATGAACAGACGGTGGCCTGGGGCTTCCAGGATGTGTTCGTGAAGCTCTACCCAGCGCGTCAGCAATATACGTTTTGGGACTACCGCGCACCAAGTTCCCTGGCCGCCAACAGAGGTTGGCGCATCGACCACATAATGGCGACGGCACCTCTGGCAGACAAGTGCCTCCAGGCGGATGTGGATGTCGAGCCGCGGCGAGCGAAAGAGCCTTCGGACCATACCTTTTTGTGGGCAGAGTTTTCGGTCTGA
- a CDS encoding NAD(P)/FAD-dependent oxidoreductase has product MIEDSVSVAVVGAGAAGLTAAIAAAETKAPLPGRVVLLDGANRLGAKILVSGGGRCNVTHDAVTPNDFFGNRNIIRNVLAAFSVQQTIGWFLSLGVDLKHEPTGKLFPTTDHARTVLDALLNRARDTGITICPGHRVSHISRSGSEFRIDHSHGSLRTTRLILATGGRSLPRTGSDGFGYQLARNLGHRVTPTVPALVPLVLEHSMFHAALSGLSHEVELVTVVEGRETDRRTGSLLWTHLGISGPVVLDASRFWTMATYHGVRVDLCANFVPGQTHDEVKAWFLTQVAEYPKRSLTRSLALLIPERFARSLCLYCSCDPQQSMAQVSRIDRNRLLDALTRFRFPVERDRGWNFAEVTAGGVPLDEINYRTMESKVVPGLYLTGEMLDCDGRIGGFNFQWAWSTGWLAGQSAAGNLPTQSKSPRD; this is encoded by the coding sequence ATGATTGAAGACTCTGTATCGGTCGCCGTTGTCGGGGCCGGAGCAGCAGGACTGACCGCAGCTATCGCTGCAGCAGAGACCAAGGCGCCATTGCCCGGACGCGTTGTGTTACTGGATGGAGCGAATCGCTTAGGAGCTAAGATTCTTGTATCCGGTGGCGGCCGTTGCAACGTCACCCACGACGCCGTCACACCAAATGATTTCTTCGGGAATCGTAATATTATCCGAAATGTGCTGGCGGCGTTTTCAGTTCAACAGACCATCGGGTGGTTTCTGTCCCTGGGAGTCGACCTGAAACACGAACCAACGGGAAAGCTGTTTCCTACCACCGATCATGCCAGAACTGTCCTCGATGCTTTACTCAATCGCGCACGAGACACCGGAATCACGATATGCCCCGGCCATCGAGTGAGCCACATCTCTCGATCGGGTTCAGAATTCCGCATTGATCACTCCCACGGCTCTCTGCGCACCACCCGCCTCATTCTCGCCACCGGCGGTCGTTCACTCCCGAGAACCGGGAGCGATGGATTCGGATATCAGCTAGCTCGAAATCTGGGCCATCGCGTGACTCCGACTGTGCCGGCGTTAGTCCCTCTCGTATTGGAACATTCCATGTTTCATGCAGCGCTCTCAGGCCTCTCCCATGAGGTAGAGTTGGTCACAGTAGTTGAAGGCCGGGAGACTGATCGCCGCACAGGCAGTCTGCTCTGGACCCATTTGGGAATCAGCGGTCCCGTCGTCTTGGATGCCAGCCGTTTCTGGACTATGGCGACATACCACGGTGTGCGCGTGGACCTCTGTGCCAACTTCGTACCAGGTCAAACACACGACGAAGTGAAAGCTTGGTTCCTTACTCAAGTCGCCGAATACCCAAAACGCTCCCTGACAAGAAGCCTGGCACTGTTGATCCCGGAACGATTTGCACGTTCTCTCTGTTTGTATTGTTCCTGTGACCCACAGCAATCCATGGCTCAGGTCTCACGCATTGACCGCAATCGATTACTCGACGCATTGACCAGATTCCGATTTCCCGTTGAACGAGACCGAGGATGGAACTTCGCTGAAGTCACCGCGGGTGGTGTACCGCTGGATGAGATTAATTATCGCACTATGGAATCAAAGGTGGTTCCAGGACTGTATCTCACCGGGGAAATGCTCGATTGTGACGGCCGAATCGGAGGATTCAATTTTCAATGGGCTTGGTCCACGGGGTGGCTCGCTGGACAATCCGCCGCAGGAAATCTTCCTACTCAGAGCAAGTCGCCACGTGATTGA
- the pyrF gene encoding orotidine-5'-phosphate decarboxylase: protein MVKIAARDRLILALDVPSMTEADRLLDRLQGHISFVKVGLELYTAAGPEIVKRIVERGMRVFLDLKFLDIEETVRRATNRVASMGVEFLTVHANRKALTAAVQGREGSSLKLLAVTVLTNFDGQDLREMGIQRTVQDLVTARALLATEVGCDGVVASGEEASAIRKKVGPQFAIVTPGVRPTGKGVDDHARATTPTQTIASGADYLVIGRPIRDAADPSATVAAILAEMQAAFDTRG from the coding sequence ATGGTGAAGATTGCGGCACGGGACAGGCTGATCCTTGCACTGGATGTGCCTTCCATGACAGAAGCGGATAGGCTCTTAGACCGGCTCCAAGGGCACATCTCCTTCGTCAAGGTCGGCCTTGAGCTCTACACGGCGGCAGGTCCCGAGATCGTCAAGCGGATTGTCGAGCGAGGCATGCGGGTGTTTCTTGATCTGAAGTTTCTCGATATCGAGGAGACGGTTCGCCGAGCGACGAATCGGGTCGCTTCGATGGGAGTCGAATTCTTGACCGTGCACGCCAATCGCAAGGCCCTTACCGCCGCTGTGCAAGGGCGGGAGGGCTCATCGCTGAAGTTGCTGGCGGTGACCGTGCTCACGAATTTCGACGGTCAGGATCTCCGAGAAATGGGAATTCAGCGGACAGTCCAAGACCTTGTCACGGCCAGGGCTCTGCTGGCTACCGAAGTAGGCTGTGATGGCGTCGTAGCGTCCGGTGAAGAAGCTTCAGCTATTCGCAAAAAAGTTGGGCCGCAGTTCGCGATTGTGACACCGGGCGTCCGACCGACCGGCAAAGGCGTTGATGACCATGCCAGGGCGACCACCCCTACGCAAACGATCGCATCCGGCGCGGACTACCTTGTAATCGGCCGTCCCATTCGTGATGCAGCCGACCCATCGGCGACCGTTGCCGCCATTCTTGCAGAAATGCAGGCCGCTTTTGATACAAGGGGGTGA
- the holA gene encoding DNA polymerase III subunit delta gives MVTHTQLEAALSQQAPGSLYLVVGEEDLLRDYAIAVLKHAVLGNSGDEFNYELFYGDEASGGDIRNSVAAVPVFSPRRLVVVKSAEKLTARDGELLLGCLQTPVESTTLVFVSSKLDGRLKFSQTLTRAAMVVDCSPLRDAQLPSWITQEARRVGVRLEESAVHILREVSGTSLYGLRRELEKLASYVPSVRSATAADVYLLRGADPGASVFDLAQAIAEGSRGRVLSILARNLEAGEAPLRILGSLAWQYRRLWKVKDLLAKGGREGEAARSLRMDPRKVRPFLERFSEAHLQNALRRFLDTDAKLKGGSTSRPRMVLEGLLLTLCEETAGKQSQPDMRPQAPPKRTRTRVVSNVRTIKSRNPTGR, from the coding sequence ATGGTAACCCATACACAACTGGAGGCGGCGCTCAGCCAACAGGCACCGGGATCGCTCTATCTCGTCGTAGGCGAAGAAGACCTGCTCCGTGACTATGCGATTGCAGTGCTCAAGCACGCGGTGCTTGGGAACAGCGGAGACGAGTTCAACTACGAACTGTTTTACGGCGATGAAGCGAGTGGAGGCGATATTCGAAACAGTGTGGCAGCGGTACCTGTTTTCTCCCCACGTCGGCTCGTCGTGGTAAAGTCGGCGGAGAAGCTGACGGCTCGGGATGGTGAGCTGTTACTCGGCTGTCTACAGACTCCGGTGGAGTCCACGACACTGGTCTTTGTAAGCTCAAAGTTGGATGGTCGCCTCAAATTCTCTCAAACCCTCACGCGGGCCGCGATGGTCGTTGATTGTTCACCGCTCCGTGATGCTCAGTTGCCTTCATGGATAACCCAAGAAGCACGACGGGTTGGGGTACGGCTTGAGGAATCAGCGGTCCACATACTGCGAGAAGTATCCGGAACCTCCCTCTACGGACTCCGCCGCGAATTGGAAAAGCTTGCGTCGTATGTGCCGTCCGTTCGTTCGGCGACAGCTGCCGATGTCTACCTGCTCCGAGGGGCAGATCCAGGCGCGTCTGTCTTTGACCTGGCGCAGGCGATCGCCGAAGGTAGCCGAGGGCGAGTTCTCTCGATCCTCGCGCGCAATCTTGAAGCTGGAGAGGCCCCGCTTCGCATTCTGGGATCTCTTGCATGGCAATATCGCCGACTTTGGAAGGTCAAAGATCTGCTCGCCAAGGGTGGTCGGGAGGGGGAGGCCGCTCGGAGTCTGCGCATGGATCCGCGGAAGGTGCGTCCCTTTCTCGAGCGGTTTTCCGAGGCACATCTTCAGAATGCGTTGAGGCGCTTTCTGGACACAGATGCGAAACTTAAAGGAGGGAGTACTAGCCGCCCACGAATGGTGCTGGAAGGCTTGCTGCTGACACTCTGTGAGGAGACCGCTGGCAAGCAGAGTCAACCTGACATGCGGCCCCAGGCTCCGCCAAAACGAACACGTACCCGGGTGGTATCGAATGTTCGAACGATTAAGAGCCGGAACCCGACAGGGCGTTGA
- a CDS encoding class I SAM-dependent methyltransferase, giving the protein MTKDSNTDPPGSQDFRPAAVCYTAPLMGLYASHIFPRLMDYVMRGEKFQRLRRELLQQVSGEVLEIGIGTGLNLAHYGPNVVRVRAVDPATILSARVRERRATVQFPVEITHQRAEQLPYQDQIFDTVVSTWTLCTIPDPTLALREVRRVLKPEGRLLFLEHGRSKDQKIAVWQDRLNPMQNVIGCGCNLNRQIDRMISQSGLTITHLDRFSMQGVPRLAGEMYQGTAVAQR; this is encoded by the coding sequence ATGACGAAGGACTCTAACACAGACCCCCCGGGGTCACAAGATTTCCGACCGGCTGCGGTTTGCTATACTGCACCGTTGATGGGACTCTACGCCTCTCATATCTTCCCTCGCCTCATGGACTATGTGATGCGCGGCGAGAAATTTCAGCGATTGCGGAGGGAGCTGCTGCAGCAGGTGTCCGGCGAGGTGTTGGAAATCGGGATTGGAACTGGGCTCAATCTTGCTCACTACGGCCCCAACGTCGTGCGGGTGCGCGCCGTCGATCCCGCCACTATACTCTCCGCACGTGTCAGGGAACGTCGTGCAACCGTACAGTTTCCGGTGGAGATTACCCATCAACGCGCCGAACAGCTTCCCTATCAAGATCAGATATTCGATACCGTCGTCAGCACATGGACGCTCTGTACGATCCCTGATCCGACACTCGCACTGCGAGAGGTACGGCGTGTCCTTAAACCAGAGGGGAGGCTGTTATTCTTGGAACATGGTCGGAGCAAAGACCAAAAGATCGCGGTGTGGCAGGATAGATTGAACCCCATGCAGAACGTGATCGGCTGCGGCTGCAACCTCAACCGGCAGATTGATCGGATGATCTCTCAATCCGGCCTCACGATCACGCACCTTGATCGATTCAGCATGCAGGGTGTGCCAAGATTAGCCGGCGAGATGTATCAAGGCACGGCCGTCGCACAACGCTAG
- a CDS encoding LPXTG cell wall anchor domain-containing protein: MLEKQRKEAQNTERKISFRWKVLQALGVILIGLGLLIDWPPPQEANLPDTTSFFVILGLFIIATGFLLALRRE, encoded by the coding sequence ATGTTGGAAAAACAGAGAAAGGAGGCTCAGAACACAGAGAGGAAGATCTCGTTTCGTTGGAAGGTGCTTCAGGCCCTGGGCGTCATCCTGATCGGACTCGGCCTTCTTATCGACTGGCCTCCTCCACAGGAAGCCAATCTGCCGGACACAACCTCCTTTTTTGTAATCCTTGGCCTGTTCATTATCGCCACAGGATTCCTCCTAGCACTTCGTCGGGAGTAG
- a CDS encoding leucine--tRNA ligase, with amino-acid sequence MSKGFDHHAIELKWQAYWEQHRPFRASDDLARPKFYCLDMFPYPSGSGLHVGHLEGYTATDIVSRYKRMRGFNVLHPMGWDAFGLPAEQYAVKTGIHPVKTTADNIATFKRQMQRVGLSYDWERELSTTDPQYYRWTQWIFLKLFERGLAYVAEVPVNWCPALGTVLANEEIVDGKSEVGGFDVIRKPMRQWMLKITAYADRLLEDLKLVDWPTSTLEMQKNWIGRSIGAEVDFALADQKGAIRVFTTRPDTLFGATYMVLAPEHPLVEAIVSDKQKTAVQTYREASAKKSDLQRQELEKEKTGVFTGGYAINPVNQERLPIWIADYVLMSYGTGAIMAVPAHDERDWAFARQYALPIREVIAGGNVQEAAFTGTNRGTVVNSATSDNTFSMNGLAPDKAIPKITEWLEKHGKGTRAVNYKLRDWLFARQRYWGEPFPIVWVDGDARPLPEERLPLVLPETHNFKPSGSGESPLANLTEWLTTTDPVTNKPARRETNTMPQWAGSCWYYLRFIDPKNSMQLVDPEKERYWMPVDLYIGGSEHAVLHLLYARFWHKVLFDIGVVSTPEPFTKLVHQGIVLGEDNQKMSKSRGNVVNPDEMIDQFGADAVRLYEMFMGPLEAMKPWSTRGVEGVTRFLERVWRLMVDEQGRLSSAVVSTTPSLDHERLLNQTIKKVTEDIEALRFNTAISQMMIFTNEMTKAQQRPRGVIEPLVLLLSPFAPHLAEELWELLGHQPSVSQQPWPIYDPALTVSERVTIPIQVNGRLRAKIEVPIDAVREDIERLARTEAAEWLQGKEPKKVIYVDKKLLNFVV; translated from the coding sequence ATGAGTAAAGGATTCGACCATCATGCTATTGAATTGAAGTGGCAGGCCTATTGGGAACAGCACCGCCCATTCAGGGCTTCCGATGACCTAGCGAGGCCGAAATTTTACTGCCTCGACATGTTTCCCTATCCGTCCGGTTCCGGGCTTCATGTCGGCCATCTGGAAGGGTACACCGCCACCGATATCGTCTCTCGGTACAAGCGGATGCGGGGGTTCAACGTGCTGCATCCGATGGGGTGGGATGCGTTTGGTCTACCGGCAGAGCAGTATGCCGTAAAAACTGGAATCCATCCGGTAAAGACGACGGCGGATAACATCGCCACCTTTAAACGCCAGATGCAAAGAGTAGGACTCTCGTACGACTGGGAGCGAGAGCTGAGCACGACCGATCCGCAGTACTACCGTTGGACACAGTGGATTTTTCTGAAGCTTTTCGAACGGGGGTTGGCTTATGTGGCGGAAGTTCCCGTGAACTGGTGCCCGGCGCTCGGCACCGTGCTGGCGAATGAAGAAATCGTCGATGGCAAGAGCGAAGTCGGCGGCTTCGACGTCATTCGCAAGCCGATGCGTCAATGGATGCTGAAAATCACCGCGTATGCCGATCGATTACTGGAGGACCTCAAGCTCGTTGATTGGCCCACCAGCACGTTGGAGATGCAGAAAAATTGGATCGGCCGGTCGATCGGCGCAGAGGTTGATTTCGCGCTCGCCGATCAGAAGGGCGCGATCCGCGTATTCACGACACGACCCGATACGTTGTTCGGCGCAACCTATATGGTGCTTGCACCGGAACACCCACTGGTCGAGGCGATCGTGAGCGACAAGCAGAAAACCGCCGTGCAGACCTATCGCGAGGCATCGGCGAAGAAAAGTGATTTACAACGGCAAGAGTTGGAAAAAGAGAAGACCGGTGTGTTTACCGGAGGGTATGCCATCAACCCTGTGAACCAAGAGCGATTGCCGATCTGGATCGCAGACTATGTCCTGATGAGTTATGGGACTGGCGCGATCATGGCCGTGCCCGCCCATGACGAACGGGACTGGGCGTTCGCGCGGCAATACGCGCTGCCGATTCGAGAGGTCATTGCCGGAGGAAATGTCCAGGAGGCGGCCTTCACCGGCACGAATCGTGGAACAGTTGTGAATTCGGCGACGAGCGATAACACCTTTTCGATGAACGGACTTGCACCGGACAAGGCGATCCCAAAGATCACTGAGTGGCTGGAAAAGCATGGTAAAGGTACGCGAGCGGTCAACTACAAACTACGCGATTGGCTGTTTGCCAGACAGCGGTATTGGGGTGAACCGTTCCCAATCGTGTGGGTGGACGGGGACGCGCGCCCGCTTCCGGAAGAGCGGCTGCCGCTTGTGTTGCCGGAGACGCATAACTTTAAGCCATCTGGTTCCGGCGAGAGTCCCTTAGCGAATTTGACCGAGTGGCTGACGACGACCGATCCTGTCACGAACAAACCGGCAAGACGAGAAACCAACACCATGCCGCAGTGGGCTGGCTCCTGCTGGTATTACTTACGATTCATCGATCCCAAGAACTCCATGCAGCTCGTTGATCCGGAGAAAGAACGATACTGGATGCCGGTAGATCTCTACATCGGTGGAAGCGAACACGCGGTTCTGCATCTCCTGTATGCACGATTCTGGCACAAGGTGTTGTTCGATATTGGGGTCGTCAGCACACCGGAACCGTTCACGAAGTTGGTGCATCAGGGCATTGTCTTGGGTGAAGACAACCAGAAGATGTCAAAATCGCGTGGGAATGTCGTCAATCCGGACGAGATGATCGATCAATTCGGCGCAGACGCCGTGCGGCTCTACGAAATGTTCATGGGTCCGCTCGAAGCGATGAAGCCCTGGAGCACGAGAGGTGTGGAAGGGGTGACACGATTTCTGGAACGGGTCTGGCGACTGATGGTTGATGAGCAAGGTCGGCTGTCCAGTGCTGTCGTCTCAACCACCCCCAGCCTCGACCATGAGCGGCTGCTCAACCAGACGATTAAGAAAGTGACCGAAGATATCGAAGCGCTACGGTTCAATACGGCGATATCGCAAATGATGATTTTTACCAATGAAATGACGAAAGCTCAGCAACGACCTCGTGGGGTGATCGAGCCGTTGGTCTTGCTGCTCTCGCCGTTCGCGCCGCATTTGGCAGAAGAACTGTGGGAGCTATTGGGACACCAACCGAGTGTTTCGCAGCAGCCGTGGCCGATCTATGATCCGGCGCTGACGGTCAGCGAGCGTGTGACTATCCCCATCCAGGTCAATGGCCGCTTGAGAGCCAAGATCGAAGTGCCGATCGATGCGGTTCGCGAAGACATTGAACGGTTGGCCCGTACAGAAGCGGCAGAGTGGCTCCAGGGAAAAGAACCAAAGAAAGTCATCTACGTCGACAAGAAATTGCTCAATTTTGTCGTCTAG
- a CDS encoding HAD hydrolase-like protein — protein sequence MTQHAPDWSQIDDVLLDMDGTLLDRHFDNFFFEEELPCRYATLHAISFAEARERLMSMYRSVEGELAWTDLHYWTTQVGIDVVAMHKELDHMIGFLPGAEEFLRHLRRLGKRVTIVTNAHEAGVSIKVAKTGLDRHVDRIVDAFEVGALKMRSEYWPNCQRLLGFNPSRSLFMDDDEGCLIAAKEFGVAYLVHSAKSSSRLPPSTLPQFLSITEFSPLMNGRSTG from the coding sequence ATGACTCAGCACGCTCCTGACTGGTCCCAAATTGATGATGTGCTGCTTGATATGGACGGCACGTTGCTGGATCGCCATTTTGACAACTTCTTTTTTGAGGAGGAACTACCCTGTCGATATGCCACGCTCCACGCCATCTCGTTTGCGGAAGCCCGAGAGCGACTGATGTCGATGTACCGGTCGGTCGAGGGCGAACTGGCCTGGACCGATCTCCATTATTGGACGACACAGGTCGGCATCGATGTGGTGGCGATGCACAAGGAACTCGATCACATGATCGGATTTTTGCCCGGTGCCGAGGAGTTTCTCCGGCACCTGAGGAGGTTAGGGAAACGCGTGACTATTGTGACGAATGCGCATGAAGCCGGGGTGTCGATCAAAGTCGCCAAGACGGGCTTGGATCGCCATGTCGATCGGATTGTGGATGCGTTTGAGGTCGGCGCTCTCAAGATGCGATCAGAGTATTGGCCGAACTGTCAGCGATTGTTGGGATTTAATCCATCTCGCTCATTGTTTATGGATGACGACGAAGGCTGTCTGATCGCGGCAAAAGAATTTGGAGTGGCGTATTTGGTTCACAGCGCCAAGTCGAGTTCGCGACTTCCGCCATCTACGTTGCCTCAGTTTCTTTCCATCACGGAGTTTTCGCCGCTGATGAACGGTCGGTCGACGGGCTAG
- a CDS encoding glycosyltransferase family 4 protein, giving the protein MKIAQIAPLWESVPPQRYGGTERIVSYITEELVRQGHDVTLFASGDSVTAARLEAICPQALRLNTGIFNRDAPQMLLQERAFGAMAKEFDLIHSHLDFLAFPMSRRCGIPVVTTLHGRLDLPELVSVFHEFSEMPLISISESQRRPLPFSNWVGTVHHGLPDLYRPHYTPGQYLAYLGRISPEKRPDHAITLAKRVGIPLKMAAKVDPADEAYFRAEIEPMIRHPLIEFLGEITDEEKDEFIGNAIALVCPYDWPEPFGIVLIEALACATPVLAYRRGSIPEIIEPGITGFISETLEQMISSVADLGAIDRRACRKSFDRRFTVNRMVRDYVRIYEEVARNNHIVSSSPLRSDTRSSMPLGR; this is encoded by the coding sequence ATGAAGATCGCTCAGATTGCACCGTTGTGGGAAAGCGTGCCCCCACAGCGCTACGGAGGCACCGAACGGATCGTTTCCTACATCACCGAGGAGCTGGTACGTCAGGGACATGATGTGACGCTGTTCGCCAGCGGTGATTCCGTGACCGCTGCGCGGCTGGAAGCGATCTGCCCTCAGGCACTCCGACTGAATACCGGGATCTTCAATCGCGATGCCCCACAGATGTTGTTGCAGGAGCGGGCATTCGGAGCTATGGCCAAAGAATTCGACCTGATCCATTCGCACTTGGATTTCCTCGCGTTTCCGATGTCACGACGGTGTGGGATTCCGGTGGTAACGACCTTGCACGGGCGTCTGGACCTGCCAGAGCTCGTGTCCGTGTTTCATGAATTTTCCGAGATGCCGCTGATCTCGATCTCGGAATCCCAGCGCCGACCACTTCCCTTCTCAAATTGGGTGGGGACCGTACACCACGGCTTACCGGATCTCTATCGTCCACATTACACGCCTGGCCAATACCTGGCCTATCTCGGTCGCATCTCTCCGGAAAAGCGCCCAGACCATGCCATCACGCTGGCCAAACGCGTAGGGATTCCGCTCAAGATGGCGGCGAAGGTCGATCCGGCCGATGAAGCATACTTCCGTGCTGAGATCGAACCCATGATACGCCACCCCTTGATCGAATTCCTGGGTGAGATTACTGATGAGGAAAAGGATGAGTTTATCGGTAATGCGATCGCGCTGGTATGCCCATACGACTGGCCCGAACCGTTCGGGATCGTACTGATCGAAGCACTAGCGTGTGCCACACCGGTGCTCGCATATCGCCGCGGATCAATCCCTGAAATCATCGAGCCCGGAATCACTGGATTCATCAGTGAGACACTCGAGCAGATGATCTCCTCAGTGGCCGACCTGGGAGCAATCGATCGTCGGGCCTGCCGCAAGTCGTTTGACCGCCGCTTTACTGTGAACCGGATGGTACGCGACTACGTGAGGATTTATGAGGAGGTGGCGCGCAATAATCACATCGTCTCTTCTTCACCGCTCCGCAGCGACACGCGAAGCTCCATGCCTCTGGGGAGGTGA
- the der gene encoding ribosome biogenesis GTPase Der has product MPRTKSNPQQEPALPGLPPEGSPPPLVAIIGRPNVGKSTLFNKILGQKIAIVDDVPGVTRDRNYADATYRNRKFRLVDTGGLDLSASDSMLTLIRRQSELAIAEADILIMLLDGRSGLTPPDHEVVKLLRGVTKPLFYAINKIDTPKSEPLLADFYRLGTDQLYPISAEHGLGVAELLDAIYPLLPPAEESEELQQLPRIAVVGRPNVGKSTLVNALLGEDRVVVSTVPGTTRDPIDSLVTHQDQRYVFTDTAGIRRRGKIDRGVEGYSVLRSLRAIGRSDIAVLLLDGLEGVTEQDTKIAGAILKQGRACILLINKWDLRAGDETARQEYELELRRRFPFLVWAPILYGSAITPESLRRLFPLLRDVHAMFTKRVPTGALNTWLQKILAIHPLPVRKHKPSLMTKAAFITQVATKPPVFALFVGHPGDMTPAYLRYLENQLRETYGFTGTPLRIMVRKK; this is encoded by the coding sequence ATGCCGCGCACCAAATCCAACCCCCAGCAGGAGCCAGCCCTTCCGGGACTGCCACCAGAAGGCAGCCCGCCTCCGCTCGTCGCGATCATCGGCCGGCCGAACGTGGGAAAGTCGACGCTGTTCAACAAGATTTTGGGCCAAAAGATCGCCATTGTGGACGATGTTCCAGGCGTGACACGCGATCGCAACTATGCCGACGCCACCTACCGCAATCGAAAGTTTCGTCTGGTCGATACAGGGGGGCTGGATCTCTCCGCTTCGGACAGCATGTTGACCTTGATCCGACGGCAATCAGAACTAGCCATTGCCGAGGCCGATATCCTCATTATGCTCCTCGACGGGCGTTCAGGCTTGACGCCTCCGGACCATGAAGTGGTGAAACTTCTGCGCGGCGTGACCAAGCCGCTGTTCTATGCCATCAACAAGATCGATACGCCAAAATCGGAACCTTTATTGGCCGACTTCTACCGATTGGGGACCGACCAACTCTATCCCATATCCGCCGAACATGGCCTTGGAGTGGCCGAGCTGCTGGATGCCATCTACCCGCTGCTGCCCCCTGCCGAGGAATCGGAGGAGCTGCAGCAATTACCCCGCATTGCGGTCGTGGGACGGCCGAACGTCGGCAAATCCACGCTGGTGAACGCGCTGCTCGGAGAAGACCGTGTCGTCGTTAGTACTGTTCCTGGAACGACCCGTGATCCCATCGACTCACTGGTCACCCACCAGGATCAACGCTATGTTTTCACCGACACGGCAGGGATCAGACGGCGTGGCAAGATCGATCGCGGAGTGGAAGGGTACAGCGTGCTCCGATCGCTCCGTGCCATCGGTCGGTCGGACATTGCGGTCCTGCTTTTGGATGGGCTGGAAGGTGTGACCGAACAGGATACCAAAATTGCCGGAGCCATTCTCAAGCAGGGGCGCGCCTGCATTCTCTTGATCAACAAATGGGACTTGCGCGCCGGCGATGAGACGGCACGGCAGGAGTATGAGCTCGAGCTCCGCCGCCGATTTCCGTTCCTGGTGTGGGCTCCCATCCTCTATGGATCAGCCATCACACCCGAATCACTCCGACGCCTCTTCCCGCTTCTGAGAGACGTGCATGCCATGTTTACGAAACGAGTCCCCACCGGCGCACTGAATACCTGGCTACAAAAGATCCTTGCTATCCACCCCTTGCCGGTGCGTAAACACAAGCCATCGTTGATGACGAAAGCGGCTTTTATCACGCAGGTGGCCACCAAACCGCCGGTCTTCGCCTTATTTGTCGGACATCCGGGAGACATGACGCCTGCCTATCTCCGGTATTTGGAGAATCAACTCCGCGAGACCTACGGCTTCACCGGCACACCGCTCCGGATCATGGTCAGGAAAAAATAG
- the rpsT gene encoding 30S ribosomal protein S20, whose product MPQVHKSTIRRARQAERRHERNRSTLNAVKTLIKKVQSDVAGKKADEAKTSLQEAASAIGKAASKGVLHRNTASRRISRLAHRVNALSGSGS is encoded by the coding sequence ATGCCACAGGTTCACAAATCAACCATTCGGCGAGCTCGCCAAGCCGAGCGACGGCATGAGCGGAACCGCTCGACCCTCAACGCAGTAAAGACACTGATCAAGAAGGTCCAATCGGACGTGGCGGGGAAAAAGGCGGACGAAGCTAAGACCAGCCTGCAAGAAGCGGCGTCGGCGATCGGGAAAGCCGCCTCCAAAGGCGTACTTCATCGAAATACCGCATCTCGCCGGATTTCTCGCTTGGCTCATCGCGTCAACGCCCTGTCGGGTTCCGGCTCTTAA